The following are from one region of the Bos mutus isolate GX-2022 chromosome 18, NWIPB_WYAK_1.1, whole genome shotgun sequence genome:
- the WDR62 gene encoding WD repeat-containing protein 62 isoform X2 — translation MAALGPGGYARNDTVEKLPSVMAGVPARRAQSSPPPAPPLCLRRRTRLPAAPEDTVQNRVSLEKVLGITAQNSSGLTCDPSTGHVAYLAGCVVVILNPKENKQQHILNTARKSLSALAFSPDGKYIVTGENGHRPAVRIWDVEEKSQVAEMLGHKYGVACVAFSPNMKHIVSMGYQHDMVLNVWDWKKDILVASNKVSCRVIALSFSEDSSYFVTVGNRHVRFWFLEVSTEAKVTGTVPLVGRSGILGELHDNVFCGVACGRGQMAGSTFCVSYSGLLCQFNEKRVLEKWINLKVSLSSCLCVSQELIFCGCTDGIVRIFQAHSLQYLTNLPKPHYLGVDVAQGLEPRKAEATYPDTVALTFDPMHQWLSCVYKDHSIYIWDVRDINQVGKVWSELFHSSYVWNVEVYPEFEDQRACLPSGSFLTCSSDNTIRFWNMDSNPDSHWQKNIFSNTLLKVVYVENDIQHLQDMSHFPDRGSENAMPVDVKAGVRVMQVSPDGQHLASGDRSGNLRIHELHFMDELVKVEAHDAEVLCLEYSKPETGLTLLASASRDRLIHVLNVEKNYNLEQTLDDHSSSITAIKFTGNRDIQMISCGADKSIYFRSAQRASDGLHFVRTHHVAEKTTLYDMDIDITQKYVAVACQDRNVRVYNTMNGKQKKCYKGSQGDDGSLLKVHVDPSGTFLATSCSDKSISVIDFYSGECVAKMFGHSEIVTGMKFTYDCRHLITVSGDSCVFIWHLGPEITNCMKQHLLEIDHREQQQNTKDGKWSGHPRQEIYASVPSEICSLSPGEQTEDELEEECESEELLKTPSKESLDPDPQCLLTNGKLPLWAKRLLGDDDAADSTAFHAKRSYQPHGRWAERADQEPLKTILDARDLDCYFTPMKPESLEDSVLDAMESQRLAGLLNESESPQEDGCGHPSLSPPQQGSPEASELITCPLETEVTVTGMDSEYCAEEVVEACGDQQGDPFLPVPSIGSKDRSPPEDSGESEADLECSFTTIHSSPPQPDTEPQFDTMPPIPGCPGTAGELPRPEVPDISNSSLPQTPEQEKFLRHHFETLTDAQPEELFLGSLRDLKAPETEDDFFNPRLSISAQFLSRLQKTSRFPHAFPSRLPQHLVKSSEVRLTDLRGEPPTVGAGSTSPVTTNVVPGGKAEETLEVWSPLSPCLTGLVPCIPSSSALPTDKKPPAPTALPTAGLAQVLHTPTTCSHMEATASSHAKMSRSISLEELASLSQELQAVTTVTHSSDSEGREPALPSRGNHEARASLKLSLSSICDRLLLPPPQLEPPTTCVWSQEPVDTERDVTVTTDGFPAHSPADGIASRLHKSAFLPRFLAPVRLDTPVLPNSPPFPEARPRVLGSIASLRKPTPEVPSPVQDCPGHWEDPRAPTSFLPPDPLELSNVGTIVHRLQAAFQEALDLYHLMVSSDEVNAEQRQARTELASTFLWIHSQLEASDWLVGMDVATAQAPPSPGAPSPPTLCPLASPDLRALLEHYSELLVQAVRRKARGD, via the exons GAAGTCTCTGAGCGCTCTGGCCTTCTCCCCTGATGGAAAGTACATAGTGACGGGGGAG AATGGGCACAGGCCTGCTGTACGTATCTGGGACGTGGAAGAGAAGAGTCAGGTGGCGGAAATGCTGGGCCACAAGTACGGCGTGGCCTGCGTGGCCTTCTCCCCCAACATGAAGCACATTGTGTCCATGGGCTACCAGCACGACATGGTGCTCAACGTCTGGGACTGGAAG AAAGACATCCTGGTGGCCTCCAACAAGGTATCGTGCCGGGTCATTGCCCTCTCCTTCTCAGAGGACAGCAGCTATTTTGTCACTGTCGGGAACCGGCATGTGAGGTTCTGGTTCTTGGAAGTGTCCACCGAAGCAAAG GTGACAGGCACGGTGCCCCTGGTGGGGCGCTCAGGCATCCTGGGTGAGCTGCATGACAACGTCTTCTGTGGTGTGGCTTGTGGCCGGGGCCAGATGGCAGGCAGTACCTTCTGTGTGTCCTACTCGGGCCTCCTCTGCCAGTTCAACGAGAAGAGGGTGCTGGAGAAGTGGATCAACCTGAAG GTCTCCCTGTCTTCCTGCCTCTGTGTCAGCCAGGAGCTCATCTTCTGTGGCTGCACTGATGGGATCGTCCGCATCTTCCAAGCCCACAGCCTGCAGTACCTCACCAACCTGCCCAAGCCGCACTACCTGGGGGTGGATGTGGCCCAGGGCCTGGAGCCCAG GAAGGCAGAGGCCACCTACCCGGATACAGTGGCGCTGACCTTTGACCCCATGCACCAGTGGCTGTCCTGCGTGTACAAGGACCACAGCATCTACATCTGGGATGTCAGAGACATCAACCAAGTAGGCAAGGTGTGGTCGGAGCTCTTCCACAGCTCCTACGTCTGGAACGTGGAG GTGTATCCTGAGTTTGAAGATCAGAGAGCTTGTCtgccatcaggatcttttctgacTTGTTCCTCAGACAATACCATCCGCTTCTGGAACATGGATAGCAACCCTGACTCTCACTGGCAGAAGAACATCTTCAGTAAT ACCCTGCTGAAGGTCGTGTATGTGGAGAACGACATCCAGCACCTGCAGGACATGTCACACTTCCCAGACCGGGGGAGTGAGAATGCGATGCCCGTGGACGTGAAAGCTGGTGTTCGAGTCATGCAGGTCAGTCCTGATGGCCAACATTTGGCTTCAGGCGACCGAAGTGGAAATCTGAG GATCCACGAGCTGCACTTCATGGACGAGCTGGTCAAGGTGGAGGCCCACGATGCTGAGGTGCTGTGCCTGGAGTACTCTAAGCCAGAGACAG GGCTGACTTTGCTTGCCTCGGCCAGTCGGGACCGACTGATCCATGTGCTGAACGTGGAGAAGAACTACAATCTGGAGCAGACCTTGGATGACCACTCCTCATCCATCACGGCCATCAAGTTCACTG gcaacAGAGACATCCAGATGATCAGCTGTGGCGCCGACAAGAGCATCTACTTCCGCAGTGCCCAGCGG GCCTCGGATGGACTGCACTTTGTCCGTACCCACCACGTGGCTGAGAAGACTACTTTGTATGACATGGACATCGACATTACCCAGAAGTACGTGGCCGTGGCCTGCCAGGACCGCAATGTGAG AGTCTACAACACCATGAACGGGAAGCAGAAGAAGTGCTACAAGGGCTCCCAGGGTGATGACGGGTCCCTGCTGAAG GTCCACGTGGACCCCTCCGGCACCTTCCTGGCCACCAGCTGCTCTGACAAAAGCATCTCAGTGATTGACTTCTACTCAGGCGAGTGTGTTGCCAAGATGTTTGGCCATTCAG AAATTGTCACCGGCATGAAGTTCACCTATGATTGCCGTCACTTGATCACCGTGTCCGGAGACAG CTGTGTCTTCATCTGGCACCTGGGCCCTGAGATCACCAACTGCATGAAGCAGCACTTGCTGGAGATCGACCACCgggagcagcagcagaacacGAAGGACGGGAAGTGGAGCGGCCACCCCAG GCAGGAGATATATGCATCCGTGCCTAGTGAGATTTGCTCCCTGAGCCCCGGAGAGCAGACGGAGGATGAGCTGGAGGAAGAATGTGAATCTGAAGAGCTGCTGAAGACCCCATCCAAGGAGAGCTTGGATCCAG ATCCTCAGTGCCTGCTGACCAACGGCAAGCTGCCGCTCTGGGCGAAGCGGCTG CTAGGAGATGATGACGCAGCAGACAGCACGGCCTTCCATGCCAAGCGCAGCTACCAGCCGCATGGCCGCTGGGCAGAGCGGGCTGACCAGGAGCCTCTTAAGACCATCCTGGATGCCAGGGACCTGGACTGCTACTTCACCCCCATGAAGCCCGAGAGCCTGGAGGATTCCGTCCTGGATGCGATGGAGTCGCAGAGACTGGCAGGCCTGCTGAACGAG TCCGAGAGTCCCCAGGAGGATGGCTGCGGGCACCCTTCCTTGTCACCCCCACAGCAGGGATCTCCTGAGGCCAGCGAGCTCATCACCTGCCCCCTGGAGACAGAGGTGACAGTCACAGGGATGGACAG TGAGTACTGTGCGGAGGAGGTAGTGGAGGCGTGCGGAGACCAGCAAGGGGACCCCTTCCTCCCGGTCCCCTCAATCGGCTCGAAGGACCGGAGTCCACCTGAGG ACTCGGGGGAGTCAGAGGCTGACTTGGAGTGCAGCTTCACCACCATCCATTCCTCCCCTCCACAGCCAGACACAGAACCTCAGTTTGACACAATGCCCCCCATACCAG GATGCCCAGGGACTGCAGGAGAGTTGCCCCGGCCCGAGGTACCAGACATATCCAACAGCTCCCTGCCCCAGACCCCTGAGCAAGAGAAGTTCCTCCGCCACCACTTCGAGACGCTTACTGATGCCCAGCCTGAGG AGCTCTTCCTCGGATCCCTGAGAGACCTGAAAGCCCCTGAGACCGAGGATGACTTCTTCAACCCCCGGCTGAGCATCTCAGCTCAGTTCCTCTCCCGCCTTCAGAAGACATCCAG GTTTCCCCACGCCTTCCCTTCCCGACTGCCCCAGCACCTTGTGAAGTCCTCGGAGGTCAGACTCACGGACCTCCGGGGCGAGCCACCAACAGTGGGTGCTGGCTCCACCTCCCCAGTCACGACCAAC GTCGTCCCTGGAGGAAAGGCTGAGGAGACGCTGGAGGTGTGGTCCCCACTGT CCCCCTGCCTCACGGGCCTGGTGCCCTGCATCCCTTCCTCCTCTGCGCTGCCCACAGACAAGAAGCCACCAGCACCCACAGCCCTACCCACTGCAGGCCTGGCTCAGGTTCTCCACACCCCTACCACCTGCTCCCACATGGAGGCCACTGCCAGTTCCCATGCCAAGATGTCCCGCAGCATTTCCCTGGAGGAGCTGGCCTCCCTGAGCCAGGAGCTTCAGGCTGTCACCACAGTGACACACAGTTCTGACAGCGAGGGCCGAGaacctgccctgccctcccggGGCAACCATGAGGCCCGTGCCAGCCTGAAACTCAGCCTGTCGAGCATCTGTGACAGGCTcttgctgcccccaccccaactgGAGCCTCCCACCACGTGTGTCTGGTCCCAGGAGCCTGTGGATACCGAGCGCGATGTCACTGTTACGACAGATGGTTTCCCAGCCCACAGCCCTGCAGATGGGATCGCCTCAAGGCTCCACAAGTCCGCCTTTCTCCCAAGGTTCCTGGCTCCTGTGCGCCTCGATACCCCTGTCCTCCCCAACAGTCCCCCGTTCCCAGAGGCCAGGCCTAGGGTCCTTGGCAGCATCGCCTCTCTCCGGAAGCCCACCCCTG AAGTGCCCAGTCCAGTCCAGGACTGCCCTGGACACTGGGAGGACCCCAGGGCGCCAACCAGCTTCCTGCCCCCAGACCCCCTGGAGCTGAGCAATGTGGGGACTATCGTGCACAGACTGCAGGCTGCCTTCCAGGAAGCCCTGGACCTTTACCACCTG ATGGTCTCCAGTGATGAGGTGAACGCTGAACAGCGGCAGGCACGAACTGAGCTGGCCTCTACCTTCCTCTGGATCCACAGCCAGTTAGAGGCCAGTGACTGGCTGGTGGGGATGGATGTGGCCACAGCCCAGGCCCCGCCCAGCCCAGGTGCCCCCTCCCCGCCTACCCTGTGCCCCCTGGCCAGCCCAGATTTGCGTGCCCTGCTGGAACACTACTCAGAGCTGCTGGTGCAGGCCGTGAGGAGGAAGGCACGTGGGGACTGA
- the WDR62 gene encoding WD repeat-containing protein 62 isoform X1 has product MAALGPGGYARNDTVEKLPSVMAGVPARRAQSSPPPAPPLCLRRRTRLPAAPEDTVQNRVSLEKVLGITAQNSSGLTCDPSTGHVAYLAGCVVVILNPKENKQQHILNTARKSLSALAFSPDGKYIVTGENGHRPAVRIWDVEEKSQVAEMLGHKYGVACVAFSPNMKHIVSMGYQHDMVLNVWDWKKDILVASNKVSCRVIALSFSEDSSYFVTVGNRHVRFWFLEVSTEAKVTGTVPLVGRSGILGELHDNVFCGVACGRGQMAGSTFCVSYSGLLCQFNEKRVLEKWINLKVSLSSCLCVSQELIFCGCTDGIVRIFQAHSLQYLTNLPKPHYLGVDVAQGLEPSFLFHRKAEATYPDTVALTFDPMHQWLSCVYKDHSIYIWDVRDINQVGKVWSELFHSSYVWNVEVYPEFEDQRACLPSGSFLTCSSDNTIRFWNMDSNPDSHWQKNIFSNTLLKVVYVENDIQHLQDMSHFPDRGSENAMPVDVKAGVRVMQVSPDGQHLASGDRSGNLRIHELHFMDELVKVEAHDAEVLCLEYSKPETGLTLLASASRDRLIHVLNVEKNYNLEQTLDDHSSSITAIKFTGNRDIQMISCGADKSIYFRSAQRASDGLHFVRTHHVAEKTTLYDMDIDITQKYVAVACQDRNVRVYNTMNGKQKKCYKGSQGDDGSLLKVHVDPSGTFLATSCSDKSISVIDFYSGECVAKMFGHSEIVTGMKFTYDCRHLITVSGDSCVFIWHLGPEITNCMKQHLLEIDHREQQQNTKDGKWSGHPRQEIYASVPSEICSLSPGEQTEDELEEECESEELLKTPSKESLDPDPQCLLTNGKLPLWAKRLLGDDDAADSTAFHAKRSYQPHGRWAERADQEPLKTILDARDLDCYFTPMKPESLEDSVLDAMESQRLAGLLNESESPQEDGCGHPSLSPPQQGSPEASELITCPLETEVTVTGMDSEYCAEEVVEACGDQQGDPFLPVPSIGSKDRSPPEDSGESEADLECSFTTIHSSPPQPDTEPQFDTMPPIPGCPGTAGELPRPEVPDISNSSLPQTPEQEKFLRHHFETLTDAQPEELFLGSLRDLKAPETEDDFFNPRLSISAQFLSRLQKTSRFPHAFPSRLPQHLVKSSEVRLTDLRGEPPTVGAGSTSPVTTNVVPGGKAEETLEVWSPLSPCLTGLVPCIPSSSALPTDKKPPAPTALPTAGLAQVLHTPTTCSHMEATASSHAKMSRSISLEELASLSQELQAVTTVTHSSDSEGREPALPSRGNHEARASLKLSLSSICDRLLLPPPQLEPPTTCVWSQEPVDTERDVTVTTDGFPAHSPADGIASRLHKSAFLPRFLAPVRLDTPVLPNSPPFPEARPRVLGSIASLRKPTPEVPSPVQDCPGHWEDPRAPTSFLPPDPLELSNVGTIVHRLQAAFQEALDLYHLMVSSDEVNAEQRQARTELASTFLWIHSQLEASDWLVGMDVATAQAPPSPGAPSPPTLCPLASPDLRALLEHYSELLVQAVRRKARGD; this is encoded by the exons GAAGTCTCTGAGCGCTCTGGCCTTCTCCCCTGATGGAAAGTACATAGTGACGGGGGAG AATGGGCACAGGCCTGCTGTACGTATCTGGGACGTGGAAGAGAAGAGTCAGGTGGCGGAAATGCTGGGCCACAAGTACGGCGTGGCCTGCGTGGCCTTCTCCCCCAACATGAAGCACATTGTGTCCATGGGCTACCAGCACGACATGGTGCTCAACGTCTGGGACTGGAAG AAAGACATCCTGGTGGCCTCCAACAAGGTATCGTGCCGGGTCATTGCCCTCTCCTTCTCAGAGGACAGCAGCTATTTTGTCACTGTCGGGAACCGGCATGTGAGGTTCTGGTTCTTGGAAGTGTCCACCGAAGCAAAG GTGACAGGCACGGTGCCCCTGGTGGGGCGCTCAGGCATCCTGGGTGAGCTGCATGACAACGTCTTCTGTGGTGTGGCTTGTGGCCGGGGCCAGATGGCAGGCAGTACCTTCTGTGTGTCCTACTCGGGCCTCCTCTGCCAGTTCAACGAGAAGAGGGTGCTGGAGAAGTGGATCAACCTGAAG GTCTCCCTGTCTTCCTGCCTCTGTGTCAGCCAGGAGCTCATCTTCTGTGGCTGCACTGATGGGATCGTCCGCATCTTCCAAGCCCACAGCCTGCAGTACCTCACCAACCTGCCCAAGCCGCACTACCTGGGGGTGGATGTGGCCCAGGGCCTGGAGCCCAG CTTCCTCTTCCACAGGAAGGCAGAGGCCACCTACCCGGATACAGTGGCGCTGACCTTTGACCCCATGCACCAGTGGCTGTCCTGCGTGTACAAGGACCACAGCATCTACATCTGGGATGTCAGAGACATCAACCAAGTAGGCAAGGTGTGGTCGGAGCTCTTCCACAGCTCCTACGTCTGGAACGTGGAG GTGTATCCTGAGTTTGAAGATCAGAGAGCTTGTCtgccatcaggatcttttctgacTTGTTCCTCAGACAATACCATCCGCTTCTGGAACATGGATAGCAACCCTGACTCTCACTGGCAGAAGAACATCTTCAGTAAT ACCCTGCTGAAGGTCGTGTATGTGGAGAACGACATCCAGCACCTGCAGGACATGTCACACTTCCCAGACCGGGGGAGTGAGAATGCGATGCCCGTGGACGTGAAAGCTGGTGTTCGAGTCATGCAGGTCAGTCCTGATGGCCAACATTTGGCTTCAGGCGACCGAAGTGGAAATCTGAG GATCCACGAGCTGCACTTCATGGACGAGCTGGTCAAGGTGGAGGCCCACGATGCTGAGGTGCTGTGCCTGGAGTACTCTAAGCCAGAGACAG GGCTGACTTTGCTTGCCTCGGCCAGTCGGGACCGACTGATCCATGTGCTGAACGTGGAGAAGAACTACAATCTGGAGCAGACCTTGGATGACCACTCCTCATCCATCACGGCCATCAAGTTCACTG gcaacAGAGACATCCAGATGATCAGCTGTGGCGCCGACAAGAGCATCTACTTCCGCAGTGCCCAGCGG GCCTCGGATGGACTGCACTTTGTCCGTACCCACCACGTGGCTGAGAAGACTACTTTGTATGACATGGACATCGACATTACCCAGAAGTACGTGGCCGTGGCCTGCCAGGACCGCAATGTGAG AGTCTACAACACCATGAACGGGAAGCAGAAGAAGTGCTACAAGGGCTCCCAGGGTGATGACGGGTCCCTGCTGAAG GTCCACGTGGACCCCTCCGGCACCTTCCTGGCCACCAGCTGCTCTGACAAAAGCATCTCAGTGATTGACTTCTACTCAGGCGAGTGTGTTGCCAAGATGTTTGGCCATTCAG AAATTGTCACCGGCATGAAGTTCACCTATGATTGCCGTCACTTGATCACCGTGTCCGGAGACAG CTGTGTCTTCATCTGGCACCTGGGCCCTGAGATCACCAACTGCATGAAGCAGCACTTGCTGGAGATCGACCACCgggagcagcagcagaacacGAAGGACGGGAAGTGGAGCGGCCACCCCAG GCAGGAGATATATGCATCCGTGCCTAGTGAGATTTGCTCCCTGAGCCCCGGAGAGCAGACGGAGGATGAGCTGGAGGAAGAATGTGAATCTGAAGAGCTGCTGAAGACCCCATCCAAGGAGAGCTTGGATCCAG ATCCTCAGTGCCTGCTGACCAACGGCAAGCTGCCGCTCTGGGCGAAGCGGCTG CTAGGAGATGATGACGCAGCAGACAGCACGGCCTTCCATGCCAAGCGCAGCTACCAGCCGCATGGCCGCTGGGCAGAGCGGGCTGACCAGGAGCCTCTTAAGACCATCCTGGATGCCAGGGACCTGGACTGCTACTTCACCCCCATGAAGCCCGAGAGCCTGGAGGATTCCGTCCTGGATGCGATGGAGTCGCAGAGACTGGCAGGCCTGCTGAACGAG TCCGAGAGTCCCCAGGAGGATGGCTGCGGGCACCCTTCCTTGTCACCCCCACAGCAGGGATCTCCTGAGGCCAGCGAGCTCATCACCTGCCCCCTGGAGACAGAGGTGACAGTCACAGGGATGGACAG TGAGTACTGTGCGGAGGAGGTAGTGGAGGCGTGCGGAGACCAGCAAGGGGACCCCTTCCTCCCGGTCCCCTCAATCGGCTCGAAGGACCGGAGTCCACCTGAGG ACTCGGGGGAGTCAGAGGCTGACTTGGAGTGCAGCTTCACCACCATCCATTCCTCCCCTCCACAGCCAGACACAGAACCTCAGTTTGACACAATGCCCCCCATACCAG GATGCCCAGGGACTGCAGGAGAGTTGCCCCGGCCCGAGGTACCAGACATATCCAACAGCTCCCTGCCCCAGACCCCTGAGCAAGAGAAGTTCCTCCGCCACCACTTCGAGACGCTTACTGATGCCCAGCCTGAGG AGCTCTTCCTCGGATCCCTGAGAGACCTGAAAGCCCCTGAGACCGAGGATGACTTCTTCAACCCCCGGCTGAGCATCTCAGCTCAGTTCCTCTCCCGCCTTCAGAAGACATCCAG GTTTCCCCACGCCTTCCCTTCCCGACTGCCCCAGCACCTTGTGAAGTCCTCGGAGGTCAGACTCACGGACCTCCGGGGCGAGCCACCAACAGTGGGTGCTGGCTCCACCTCCCCAGTCACGACCAAC GTCGTCCCTGGAGGAAAGGCTGAGGAGACGCTGGAGGTGTGGTCCCCACTGT CCCCCTGCCTCACGGGCCTGGTGCCCTGCATCCCTTCCTCCTCTGCGCTGCCCACAGACAAGAAGCCACCAGCACCCACAGCCCTACCCACTGCAGGCCTGGCTCAGGTTCTCCACACCCCTACCACCTGCTCCCACATGGAGGCCACTGCCAGTTCCCATGCCAAGATGTCCCGCAGCATTTCCCTGGAGGAGCTGGCCTCCCTGAGCCAGGAGCTTCAGGCTGTCACCACAGTGACACACAGTTCTGACAGCGAGGGCCGAGaacctgccctgccctcccggGGCAACCATGAGGCCCGTGCCAGCCTGAAACTCAGCCTGTCGAGCATCTGTGACAGGCTcttgctgcccccaccccaactgGAGCCTCCCACCACGTGTGTCTGGTCCCAGGAGCCTGTGGATACCGAGCGCGATGTCACTGTTACGACAGATGGTTTCCCAGCCCACAGCCCTGCAGATGGGATCGCCTCAAGGCTCCACAAGTCCGCCTTTCTCCCAAGGTTCCTGGCTCCTGTGCGCCTCGATACCCCTGTCCTCCCCAACAGTCCCCCGTTCCCAGAGGCCAGGCCTAGGGTCCTTGGCAGCATCGCCTCTCTCCGGAAGCCCACCCCTG AAGTGCCCAGTCCAGTCCAGGACTGCCCTGGACACTGGGAGGACCCCAGGGCGCCAACCAGCTTCCTGCCCCCAGACCCCCTGGAGCTGAGCAATGTGGGGACTATCGTGCACAGACTGCAGGCTGCCTTCCAGGAAGCCCTGGACCTTTACCACCTG ATGGTCTCCAGTGATGAGGTGAACGCTGAACAGCGGCAGGCACGAACTGAGCTGGCCTCTACCTTCCTCTGGATCCACAGCCAGTTAGAGGCCAGTGACTGGCTGGTGGGGATGGATGTGGCCACAGCCCAGGCCCCGCCCAGCCCAGGTGCCCCCTCCCCGCCTACCCTGTGCCCCCTGGCCAGCCCAGATTTGCGTGCCCTGCTGGAACACTACTCAGAGCTGCTGGTGCAGGCCGTGAGGAGGAAGGCACGTGGGGACTGA